The nucleotide window CCAGAAAAACAGCAAAAACGGCTATTTATTCGACATCCCGGTCAGGGATGGCCTTGGCTGATGATGGGTGCCGTCACGTGCTGGTTTCTGCCTCTCGATTTGGCTTCCAGCAGCGCCAGGTCGGCCCGGCGCAGGGCAGGGAAGATATCGCGCTCGCATGTCGTCATGGGCGACATGCCACTACAGATGGTAAGGCGCAGTGCCATGTTGTGGTGAGCCACCGTCAGGGCGGCCACCTGATTGTGAATGCGGTGAACAAAGCTGTCTGCCATGTCGGCCGAACAGTTCGTCAGTATCACCACAAAATCGTCCGCACCCAGGCGGCCGAATATGTCGCCCTGGCGCAGCTGCCCCTGGATGCAGCTTGCCAGGCTGACCAGGATCCTATCGCCGACCAGTTGACCGTGGGTTTCATTGAACAGGCCGAAGTGGTCGATATCCAGTACCAGCAGGGTGAGCCTGCGATCGCCGGATGACAGCCGCTGGCCGGCCCGGGACAGCAGGCCCTGGCGATTCAGTACCTTGGTTGTGGGGTCTTCAAGGAGGATGCGGGGAGCCCTGTGCTGGCGTTGCTGATAGTGGTGTGCCAGCCTGCCCATCCTTTCGTTGGCCGTGCCGGTCATATCCTGCCAGCACAGCATGCCGGCCAGGATCTGGCCCTGGTTGTCCCGGATCGGCGCCGCCCATGCTATCAGCCAGCGAAAGGCGCCATCATCCAGTTGGATAATGATCTCCTCATTTTCCACCACCTCACCAGAGCCTAAGGTCCTGGCCAGGGGCATGTCTTTGCCGGCAATAGGGGTGCCGTCGGGACGGAACAGCTTCATGCTCAGCACAGAGTCATGAATGCTGCTCCCCGTCAGGGGCAGGTCGGTATCGCCTCGGAAGCGGTAAACGGCGGGATTGCAGTAGAGGAGTTCGCCATCCGGTGCTTGAGCCAGGACGGTGCAGATGGGGCTGGCGGCCAGCACCTGCCTGAGCTCAAGCAGGGCAAGGGCACCGCCTTCTCTCTTGCCTGGTTCCATGGTCTGCTCCCAAAGACCGGATGAGGCTTGAAGTATAGGGCAGTTATTTCACCAGCCGCAGGCTGATGGGGTAGCGGAAATCTTCACCATTGGCGGTCTTGACCATGGCCATGATCACCATGATGAGGTCGAAGATCACCAGGGCCCAGAGCAGCAGTATGCCGATGAGAATAACCACCAGCACCGCCGCCATGGCGTAGGCGATGATCATGGTGATCTGGAAGTTCAGCGCCTCCTTGCCCTGCTCGTCGATATAGGGATGCTGCTCACGTTTCATCAGCCAGACGATGAGCGGCCCCAGTACGCTGCCAAACAGCGGCACTATCAAGCCGGCAAAGCTGGCCGCATGGCAGGCCAGCGCCCAGTTGCGGGTTTCGTTGTCCATCTGGTCGATTTCATTCATAGCCAGCGGCCCACCTTCTTGCAGTATTTTTCGTAGGCCTTGCCGAACTTGGCCTTCAGGTAACGCTCCTCCTTGGCAATGATCTTCTTGTTGAACCACCAAAGGGCCGGGGGCAGCAGCAGCAGGGCCCAGAGGTTGAGCAGCAGCAGGGCCAGGCCCAGGTATGCCAGCACCAGCCCCAGGTACATGGGATTGCGGCTGAGCCGGTAGGGGCCTTCCACCACCAGGGTACTGGCAGCCCTGTTGGGGAATATGGCGGTCTTCTTCCGGTGGAACAGCAGCAGGCCCCAAAAGGCCAGCGGAGCGCCCCCGGCCAGCAGCAGCCAGGCCAGCAACAGTATGATGCCGCTGGCCTGGCCTTCGGCCAGGGGCCAGTAGAAGTCCAGGGCCACGGCCGCGGCAAAGGGCAGCACCAGCACCAGGGGGGGCGGGTAGGGAATACCCGGGCCGGCTTTCTTGATCATCACCACTCTCCTCACCGTCGTATTGGGGTATGCTGTGCCCCACCTTTCAAACCCGAGCGGATCCCATGAACTGGCAATCCTTCCTCAAGATACTGCACCTGCTGGGCTGGCTGCTGGTCGGCGTCGGCATCTATCTCTATGTGCAGGGGGCCGACCAGGACCTGAATTCCCTGCTGGTTCTGGCGGCCTGCTGGGGCCTGGGCGGGGTCATGGTGTCGCCCTGGCCCGTGGTCAAGGCCATCGAGTGGATGCAGCGCCAGCAATAAGGTGCTATTGGTCGCTCCACACCGCCAGCATGTTGCCGTCCGGATCGGCGAAGTGGAAGCGGCGTCCGCCCGGGAAGGCAAAGATGGGCGCTATGATGCGACCGCCGGCGGCCTCCACGTGCTGCAGTTTCTTTTCCAGGTCCGGATGGTAGATCACCACCAGGGGGCGGCCGGCGGGGATGAAGTTGTCCATATAGTGAAAACCGCCCTTCATGCGGCCGTCGTCGAATGACATGTATTCCGGGCCCCAATCCTCGAATTGCCAGTCGAAGACGCATTCGTAGAACTCCCTGAGCCGTTTCAGGTCACTGGCGGGGAACTCGATGTAATCGATCTGGTTGCGCATGGTCACGTCCTTTTGCGAGCTTTTCCTGCATCATAGCAAGCGGGGTGGAGAAGGCGACTAACTGACTGCTTTTTATACCATTGCCGGTGAAATAAACGGCTGGCCGGGGCAGGGGCGTCGGGCTCTATTGTCTCCCCCCGCGGTTTCGTGGATCATAGGGGGAATATGTCGACTTTGTAGACCTTGAGGTTGTAATGAGCAACGCGGGCGAAGCGCCACGTCCTTCCAATTTTGTTCGCCAGATCATCGATGCCGATCTGGCCAGCGGCAAGCACACTTCCATTCACACCCGTTTCCCGCCGGAGCCCAACGGCTACCTGCATATCGGCCACGCCAAGTCCATCTGCCTGAACTTCGGTCTGGCCCAGGACTACCAGGGTCAGTGCAACCTCCGTTTCGACGACACCAACCCGGTCAAGGAAGACGTGGAATTCGTCGAGTCCATCAAGCGCGACGTGCACTGGCTGGGCTTTGAGTGGAGCGGTGAGATCCGCCACACCTCCGACTATTTCGACCGCCTCTACGGCTACGCCGTGGAGCTGATCGAGAAGGGCCTGGCCTATGTGGACGAGCTGAGCCCGGACGAAATTCGTGAATACCGTGGCACCCTCAAGGAGCCCGGCAAGCACAGCCCCTACCGCGACCGCAGCGTCGAGGAAAACCTGGCCCTCTTTGAGAAGATGCGCGCCGGCGGCTTCGAGGAAGGCAAGGCCTGCCTGCGTGCCAAGATCGACATGGCCTCCAGCTTCATGGTGATGCGCGATCCCGTCATCTACCGGGTCAAGTTCGCCCACCACCACCAGACCGGCGACAAGTGGTGCATCTACCCCATGTACGACTTCGCCCACTGTATCAGCGATGCCATAGAGGACATCACCCATTCCCTGTGTACCCTGGAGTTCCAGGACAACCGCCGCCTCTACGACTGGGTGCTGGACAACATCTCCATCGAGAGCCGTCCCCATCAGTACGAGTTTTCGCGCCTGAACCTGGAATACACCATGATGTCCAAGCGCAAGCTCAACCAGCTGGTGGTGGACAAGCACGTGGAAGGCTGGGACGACCCGCGCATGCCCACCATCGCCGGCCTGCGCCGCCGCGGTTACACCCCGGGCTCCATCCGCGAATTCTGCAAACGCATCGGCGTCACCAAGCAGGACAACACCGTCGAGATGGCCATGCTGGAGGCCTGCATCCGCGACGATCTCAACGAAAACGCCCCCCGTGCCATGGCGGTGCTGGATCCGGTGCGCATCGTCATCGAGAACTACCCCGAAGATCAGGTGGAGGAGCTGGATGCCCCCAACCACCCCAACAAGCCGGAGATGGGCAGCCGCAAGGTGCCTTTCACCCGCGAGCTGGTCATCGAGGCCGACGACTTCCGCATCGAGGCCAACAAGAAGTACAAGCGCCTGGTGCTGGGCAAGGAAGTGCGTCTGCGCAATGCCTATGTGATCAAGGCCGAGCGCATCGAACAGGACGCCGACGGCAAGGTCACCACCATCTACTGCAGCTATGATCCGGACACCCTGGGCAAGGATCCCGCCGACGGCCGCAAGGTCAAGGGCGTGATCCACTGGGTCAGCAAGGACAAGGGCCTGCCGGCCGAGATCCGCCTCTACGACCGCCTGTTCAACGTGCCCAATCCGGGCGTGGGCGAGCTGGAAGAGACCCTCAACCCCGAGTCCCTGGTGATCAAGCAGGGCTACGTGGAGGCCTCCCTGGCCGGCGCCGTGGCCGAGAAGGGCTACCAGTTCGAGCGCACCGGCTACTTCTGCCGCGACGGCAAGCACCAGGGCCTGGTGTTCAACCGCACCGTCGGCCTGCGTGACACCTGGGCCAAGATCGGCGACTAAGGCGTAAGCGCCGCCTGCGGGCGGCGCTTTTTCGTGATGAGCACCCAGTCCTCCTGCATCGCCTGCTGCGCCCTCAACGACGACCACGTCTGCGTCGGCTGCTACCGCAGCATTTACGAAATCGCCAACTGGAACCGCCTGTCCGACGACGACAAGGCGGCGGTCAACGCCGACCTGCCCGCTCGCAAGGCCGCCATGCCGGCCTGGGGCTCGGAGCAAACCAAGCCCATCACCGGCGATCTGCACCGCGCCGCCAAGGCCGAATTCCTGAGAAAAAACAAGCAGTCATGAAAGCCCTTTGGGGCGATCAGGGTCTATGCTGAAACAAATTCAGCGGAGTACCCTCATGACCACATTCCTTATCGCTGCCCAGCGGCTGCTGGACAAGACGCGCTGCCTCGATTTCCTTGGACCCCTGGCCCTGCGCCTCTACCTGGTGCCCATCTTCTGGATGGCCGGCACCAAGAAGGTGGAGAATTTTTCCGACACCGCCGCCTGGTTCGGCAACCCCGACTGGGGCCTGGGCCTGCCGTTCCCCGAGCTGATGGCGGCCCTGGCCACGGCCACAGAGGTGCTGGGCGCCGTGCTGCTGCTCATCGGCCTGGCCACCCGCTGGATCAGCATACCGCTGATGGTCACCATGCTGGTGGCGGCCTTTGCCGTGCACTGGCCCAACGGCTGGCAGGCCATCGCCGATCCCGGCGCTCCCTTTGCCAATGCCCAGGTGATGGCCTCGGCAGAGAAGCTGGCCATGGCCAAGGAGATCCTCCAGCAGTACGGCAACTACGATTGGCTGACCGCCAGCGGCAACTTCGTGATCCTCAACAACGGCATCGAGTTCGCCATCACCTACTTCATCATGCTGCTGGTGCTGTTCTTCAAAGGCGCCGGCAATTATCTGAGCCTGGACTACTGGCTGCGCCGCCGCTTCATGGGCCACTAGGCAAAAAGCCCCCATCGGGGGCTTTTTTCTATCCAGGGCACATACTTAACGAAAAGCACCGCCCTTAAATGGAGCCCATGTCCAACCTGCTGCTCTTTGCCGGCGCCCTGGCGCTGTTTTTGCACGGCCTGGACGGCCTGACCAAGGCCCTCAAGAAGCTGTCCGGTGACGCCATCAGCCGGCTGCTGTCGCGCTTGACCGACAGAGCCTGGCAGGGTGCCATGACCGGTGCCCTGGTCACGGCGCTTATCCAATCCTCCACCGCCACCACGGTGTTGACGGTGGGCTTCGTGTCGGCCGGGCTGCTCAACCTGCGTCAGGCCGCCGGCGTGGTGCTGGGGGCCAATGTGGGCACCACCATCACCGCCCAGCTGGTGGCCTTTCCCCTGGAAGAGCTGGGCCTGTCGCTGCTGGTGCTGGGCTTTCTGGCCAAGCACAGGCGCTGGGGCCTGCTGGCCTTCAACCTGGGGCTGCTGCTGTTCGCCATCCAGTTGATGGGCCACGCCATGGAGCCGTACCGGCAGGCGCCCTGGTTCGAGGCGGCCCTGGCCTCACTGCACCAGCCGCTGCTGGCGGCCCTGGCGGGGCTGGTGGCCACGGCGGTACTGCAGTCCTCTGCCGCCACCACCGCATTGGTGGTGGCCCTGGCCGGGCACGGCATCATGCCCCTTGCCGTTGGCGTGGCGGTGGCCCTGGGGGCCAATGTGGGCACCTGCCTGACCGCGGTGCTGGCCTCCCTGCAGCAGGGCCGCAACGCCAGGCGGGTGGCCCTGATCCATGTGCTGTTCAACCTCATTGGCGTTGCCGTCTGGCTGCCATTGCTGGAACAGCTGTTGGAGCTGGCGCTGTGGCTGTCGCCCTCCGGAGACGTGGCCCGCCAGGTGGCCAATGCCAATACCGCCTTCAACCTCATCAACACCCTGCTGTTCCTGCCCTTGCTGGGCGGCCTGACCCGGCTGGCCAAGAAGCTGATCCCGGACCGGGAAGGTGGCCAGTGGCAGCCCCTGGACAGGCACCTCTACGCCAATGCCGACGTGGCCCTGAAGCTGACCCGGGAGCGCCTGGGGGTGATCAGCCGCAGCCTCTACCAGGAGTTTTCCGCCGGCCGCGCCCAACTGGGCAAGGATGAGAGTTCCAGGCTGTTGTCCCGGCTCGATAACCGCAACCGCCTGATGCTGAGCGATGTGCTCGACTTCCTGGGCGGCGCCGCGCAACTGGCCAAGGGCAGGGAAGGGGACCACAGCCGCCTGGTACGACTGGCCAACCTGATGGACAGCCTGCGCCAGCAGCTGATGGCGGAGCTGAGCCAATGGAAGGAAAACCGCAGTGGCATCTCCAGTCAGATGCAGGCGCATCTGGAGCGGCTGCTGGCCCTGGTGGAAAGGGCCTGGGAGGGCCTGATCCGGGCCATAGACGGCGAGGAGGGCGCCATCGAGGCCATCAGGGCACTGAAGCCCGAACTGCGCGCCGCCGAGGCCCAGGCCTACAGCCACCATGCCAGCTCCCTGGTGGCCAGCAGCGCCTCACACCAGGGCACATTGCGGGCCGAGGCCCAGCTGATCGAAAGGCTGCGGGTGATCTACAGCCTGCTCCGCCAATGCGCCAGGGTACTTGAGGAAGCCCCCGCCAAGGCGTAAGGTAGGCCGTCATTTGATAACTGTTCGCAATTGAGCCTATGGACGCCCTGGATTTCCTGCTGAACCGCACCTCAGACGCCGCCCTTACCGGCCCCGCCCCCTCGGCCGAAGCCCTGGAGAACTGCCTCCAGGCCGCTTTCAGGGTGCCCGATCACGCCGGCCTTCGCCCCTACCGTTTCGTGCTCATCGACAGCGATCAGGCCAGGGACAAGCTGGGCGGTCTCTGCCAGCAGGCGCTGCTGGCCGACAACCCGGACGCCGATCAGGCCGCCCTCGACAAGGCCGGGCGCCTGTTCTACCGCGCCCCCCTGGTGGTGGCGGTGCTGAGCCGCTACCAGCCCCATCCCAAGGTGCCGCTCATCGAGCAGCACATCAGCGCCGGCCTGGCCGCCCACGCCATGCAGATGGCGGCCCTGGCCCAGGGCTATGGCGGCATGTGGCGTACCGGCAGCTACGCCTACCATCCCCTGGTGCGTGAGGCCTTCGGGGTAGAGGGGGATGACCAGATCGTCGGTTTCCTCTACCTGGGCACCCCGGTGAAAAGGAAGCTCAAGGTGCCCAGGCCCAACAGCGCCGATTTCGTCAGCCGCTTTCAATAAGGGGGGCCAGGCGGACTAAGCTCTAGGGGATATCCCGCCCCTGCCATGGAGGAAGGCCATGAAACTTGCTTATCCGCTGCTCCTTGTTCCGGCCCTGGCCCTGGCTGGCGCCGATTTCGGCGCCGACCTCGGCCAGGTCGAACTTAAGTCAAGCTGCACCAAGCCGGCCCAGGCCGAGCTTGCCGAAGGCCTGGCGCTGCTGCACCACATGACCTACGAGGGCGCCAAGCCCCGCTTCGAAAAGGCCGCGGTGCTGGATCCCAACTGCGCCCTGGCCTATTGGGGCCAGGCCATGGCGCTGGTGCACCCGCTCTGGTCCGATCCGCCCGACGCCACTGAGTACGCCCAGGGCCAGCAGCTGGTCGCCAAGGCCCGCCAGGCCGAGAAGCAGGACGACAGGGAAAAGGCCATGGTGGCGGCCCTGGCCGCCTACTTCGAGGGCCAGCGCCAGGACAGCGAAAAGCCCCACCTCAAGGCCTTTGCCGCCGCTTGGCGCCAGGCCCATGAGGCCTTCCCCGACGACGTGGAGGTAGCCGCCTTCACCGCCCTCAGCCACCTGGCCCTGGCCGATCCCGGTGACAAGTCGTATCGGGTGCAGCTTCAAAGCGGTGCCATGGCCGAAAAGCTGCTGGCGGGGCATCCCAGGCATCCGGGCGCCCACCACTACCTGATCCACAGTTACGACTATCCGCCCCTGGCCGAGAAGGCGGTGGCGGCGTCCCGCAGCTATGGCGCCATAGCCCCGGCCGTGCCCCATGCCCTGCACATGCCCACCCATATCTTCACCCGCCTGGGCCTGTGGCAGGACGTGATCGACATGAACCAGCTGTCCGCCAAGGCGGCCCTGGCCCACCCGGCCGGTAACAAGGTGTCGCTCCATTACCTGCACGCCCTGGATTACCAGGCCTACGGCTACCTGCAAAAGGGCAGGGACGATCTGGCCCGGGCCATCCAGGACAAGATGGACGCCATCGGCGATCCCATCCAGCCCCATGTGGCGTCCGCCTATGCCCTGGCCGGTATTCCCGCCCGCAGGGCCCTGGAAAGCCAAAGCTGGGCCGAGGCGGCCGGGCTCAAGGCCCGCCAGCCGGCCGGTTTCCCCTGGGACCGCTTCCCGGCCATGGAGGCCATCAGCCATTTCGCCGTTGCGATGGGAGCGGCCCGTGCCGGCCAGCCGGAAAAGGCCCAGGCCGCCCTCAAGGCGTTGGAGCGGCTGCAGGGCCTGGAAAGATCCCCCTACTGGGCCAAGCAGGCGCAGATCCAGCTGCTCAGCGCCCGGGCCTGGGCCGCCTACGAAGGTGGTGACGAGGACAAGGGGCTGGCCTTGATGCAGGAGGCGGCGGCACTGGAGGCCGGCACCGAGAAGCACCCGGTGACCCCGGGGGAGATCCTGCCGGCCCGGGAGCTGCTGGCGGACATGCTGCTGGACATGGACAGGTTCCAGGAGGCCCTGGCGGCCTACGAGCTGGCCCTGAAACGCAGTCCCAACCGCTTCAACAGCCTGTTCGGTGCCGCCGTGGCCGCCCAGCAGCTGGGTGAGGACGACAAGGCCAGGGGCTATTACCGACAGCTTGTGGAGTTGGCCGGCGACAGCCGCCGGGCGGCGGTGTCTGTGGCCAGGGCCGTCCTCAAGGGCGAGGACTAGGCCAGCACCGCCTTGACGTCGTCCAGGTGGGC belongs to Gallaecimonas sp. GXIMD4217 and includes:
- a CDS encoding DoxX family protein; this encodes MTTFLIAAQRLLDKTRCLDFLGPLALRLYLVPIFWMAGTKKVENFSDTAAWFGNPDWGLGLPFPELMAALATATEVLGAVLLLIGLATRWISIPLMVTMLVAAFAVHWPNGWQAIADPGAPFANAQVMASAEKLAMAKEILQQYGNYDWLTASGNFVILNNGIEFAITYFIMLLVLFFKGAGNYLSLDYWLRRRFMGH
- a CDS encoding VOC family protein, which translates into the protein MRNQIDYIEFPASDLKRLREFYECVFDWQFEDWGPEYMSFDDGRMKGGFHYMDNFIPAGRPLVVIYHPDLEKKLQHVEAAGGRIIAPIFAFPGGRRFHFADPDGNMLAVWSDQ
- a CDS encoding DUF4870 domain-containing protein, producing MNEIDQMDNETRNWALACHAASFAGLIVPLFGSVLGPLIVWLMKREQHPYIDEQGKEALNFQITMIIAYAMAAVLVVILIGILLLWALVIFDLIMVIMAMVKTANGEDFRYPISLRLVK
- a CDS encoding diguanylate cyclase, whose protein sequence is MEPGKREGGALALLELRQVLAASPICTVLAQAPDGELLYCNPAVYRFRGDTDLPLTGSSIHDSVLSMKLFRPDGTPIAGKDMPLARTLGSGEVVENEEIIIQLDDGAFRWLIAWAAPIRDNQGQILAGMLCWQDMTGTANERMGRLAHHYQQRQHRAPRILLEDPTTKVLNRQGLLSRAGQRLSSGDRRLTLLVLDIDHFGLFNETHGQLVGDRILVSLASCIQGQLRQGDIFGRLGADDFVVILTNCSADMADSFVHRIHNQVAALTVAHHNMALRLTICSGMSPMTTCERDIFPALRRADLALLEAKSRGRNQHVTAPIISQGHP
- a CDS encoding DUF1289 domain-containing protein, with amino-acid sequence MSTQSSCIACCALNDDHVCVGCYRSIYEIANWNRLSDDDKAAVNADLPARKAAMPAWGSEQTKPITGDLHRAAKAEFLRKNKQS
- a CDS encoding Na/Pi symporter, whose protein sequence is MSNLLLFAGALALFLHGLDGLTKALKKLSGDAISRLLSRLTDRAWQGAMTGALVTALIQSSTATTVLTVGFVSAGLLNLRQAAGVVLGANVGTTITAQLVAFPLEELGLSLLVLGFLAKHRRWGLLAFNLGLLLFAIQLMGHAMEPYRQAPWFEAALASLHQPLLAALAGLVATAVLQSSAATTALVVALAGHGIMPLAVGVAVALGANVGTCLTAVLASLQQGRNARRVALIHVLFNLIGVAVWLPLLEQLLELALWLSPSGDVARQVANANTAFNLINTLLFLPLLGGLTRLAKKLIPDREGGQWQPLDRHLYANADVALKLTRERLGVISRSLYQEFSAGRAQLGKDESSRLLSRLDNRNRLMLSDVLDFLGGAAQLAKGREGDHSRLVRLANLMDSLRQQLMAELSQWKENRSGISSQMQAHLERLLALVERAWEGLIRAIDGEEGAIEAIRALKPELRAAEAQAYSHHASSLVASSASHQGTLRAEAQLIERLRVIYSLLRQCARVLEEAPAKA
- a CDS encoding NAD(P)H nitroreductase translates to MDALDFLLNRTSDAALTGPAPSAEALENCLQAAFRVPDHAGLRPYRFVLIDSDQARDKLGGLCQQALLADNPDADQAALDKAGRLFYRAPLVVAVLSRYQPHPKVPLIEQHISAGLAAHAMQMAALAQGYGGMWRTGSYAYHPLVREAFGVEGDDQIVGFLYLGTPVKRKLKVPRPNSADFVSRFQ
- the glnS gene encoding glutamine--tRNA ligase is translated as MSNAGEAPRPSNFVRQIIDADLASGKHTSIHTRFPPEPNGYLHIGHAKSICLNFGLAQDYQGQCNLRFDDTNPVKEDVEFVESIKRDVHWLGFEWSGEIRHTSDYFDRLYGYAVELIEKGLAYVDELSPDEIREYRGTLKEPGKHSPYRDRSVEENLALFEKMRAGGFEEGKACLRAKIDMASSFMVMRDPVIYRVKFAHHHQTGDKWCIYPMYDFAHCISDAIEDITHSLCTLEFQDNRRLYDWVLDNISIESRPHQYEFSRLNLEYTMMSKRKLNQLVVDKHVEGWDDPRMPTIAGLRRRGYTPGSIREFCKRIGVTKQDNTVEMAMLEACIRDDLNENAPRAMAVLDPVRIVIENYPEDQVEELDAPNHPNKPEMGSRKVPFTRELVIEADDFRIEANKKYKRLVLGKEVRLRNAYVIKAERIEQDADGKVTTIYCSYDPDTLGKDPADGRKVKGVIHWVSKDKGLPAEIRLYDRLFNVPNPGVGELEETLNPESLVIKQGYVEASLAGAVAEKGYQFERTGYFCRDGKHQGLVFNRTVGLRDTWAKIGD
- a CDS encoding isoprenylcysteine carboxylmethyltransferase family protein, whose product is MIKKAGPGIPYPPPLVLVLPFAAAVALDFYWPLAEGQASGIILLLAWLLLAGGAPLAFWGLLLFHRKKTAIFPNRAASTLVVEGPYRLSRNPMYLGLVLAYLGLALLLLNLWALLLLPPALWWFNKKIIAKEERYLKAKFGKAYEKYCKKVGRWL